In Xenorhabdus poinarii G6, the following are encoded in one genomic region:
- the murD gene encoding UDP-N-acetylmuramoyl-L-alanine--D-glutamate ligase, with protein sequence MTEYRDKKVVIVGLGMTGLSCVDFFMTRGVIPRVMDTRIIPPGSDKLPDEVECHTGGLNTPWLMAADLIVASPGVALATPELQAAAEAGVEIVGDIELFCREATAPIVAITGSNGKSTVTTLVGEMAKAAGWQVGVGGNIGVPALELLKQPYQLYVLELSSFQLETTYSLKAAAATVLNVTEDHMVRYPEGLSQYRAAKLRIYHQAKICVVNEQDALTLPETGKDSRCISFGVDSGDYRLGSEHQQLMVNQHPVLAIGDMRLSGQHNYMNSLAALALADAVDIPRAASLQALRTCTGLAHRFQTVHIRKGVRWINDSKATNVGSTQAALSGLKLEGTLYLLVGGDGKAADFSPLKPYLSGDNIRLYCFGRDGQQLATLRPDISTLTETMEQAMRDIANKLVSGDMVLLSPACASFDQFNGFEQRGHEFARLAEELG encoded by the coding sequence ATGACTGAATACAGAGATAAAAAAGTCGTCATTGTTGGATTGGGAATGACCGGGCTGTCCTGCGTTGATTTTTTTATGACCCGTGGTGTGATCCCGCGTGTAATGGATACCCGTATCATACCGCCGGGCAGCGATAAGCTGCCCGATGAAGTTGAGTGCCACACGGGGGGATTGAATACACCGTGGTTAATGGCGGCTGACTTAATCGTTGCCAGTCCTGGTGTTGCGCTGGCAACGCCCGAATTGCAGGCGGCGGCTGAGGCTGGCGTTGAAATTGTCGGAGACATTGAACTGTTTTGCCGTGAAGCCACTGCCCCGATTGTGGCTATTACGGGATCAAATGGTAAAAGCACCGTGACCACTTTGGTGGGTGAAATGGCAAAAGCGGCGGGATGGCAGGTCGGTGTCGGTGGCAACATTGGGGTCCCCGCCCTGGAACTACTGAAACAGCCTTACCAGCTCTATGTGCTGGAACTGTCCAGTTTCCAATTGGAAACAACGTATAGCTTAAAAGCCGCCGCCGCAACGGTACTGAATGTGACAGAAGACCACATGGTTCGTTATCCCGAAGGATTGTCACAATATCGTGCAGCGAAGTTGCGCATTTATCATCAGGCAAAAATCTGCGTAGTCAATGAACAGGATGCGCTGACACTGCCAGAAACCGGAAAAGACAGTCGTTGTATCAGTTTTGGTGTGGATAGTGGTGATTATCGGCTTGGCAGTGAACATCAACAACTGATGGTTAATCAACATCCAGTGCTGGCGATAGGCGATATGCGGTTGAGCGGACAACATAACTACATGAATAGCCTGGCTGCATTGGCGTTGGCGGATGCGGTTGATATTCCTCGTGCGGCCAGTCTTCAGGCCTTACGTACCTGCACCGGATTAGCACACCGTTTTCAAACGGTTCATATTAGAAAGGGGGTTCGTTGGATCAATGACTCCAAAGCAACTAACGTTGGCAGTACGCAGGCAGCGCTCAGCGGATTGAAACTGGAAGGAACACTCTACCTTTTAGTGGGTGGCGATGGAAAAGCCGCAGATTTTAGCCCCCTGAAACCCTATCTTTCGGGGGATAACATTCGTCTTTACTGTTTTGGTCGTGATGGGCAGCAATTGGCAACATTGCGTCCTGACATTTCAACACTAACAGAAACGATGGAACAGGCGATGAGAGACATTGCCAATAAGCTGGTTTCTGGCGATATGGTATTACTGTCACCGGCGTGTGCGAGTTTCGATCAGTTCAACGGTTTTGAACAGCGTGGTCATGAATTTGCTCGCTTGGCAGAGGAGTTAGGCTGA
- the mraY gene encoding phospho-N-acetylmuramoyl-pentapeptide-transferase, which yields MLVWLAEYLVKHYHTGFNVFSYLTFRAIVGLLTALLIALWMGPTLIAYLQKLQIGQVVRDNGPESHLSKRGTPTMGGLLILFSITLSVLLWARLNNPYVWCVLVVLVGYGVVGFVDDYRKVVRKDTKGLIARWKYFWQSVIALGVAFAMYSIGKDTPATQLVVPFFKDVMPQLGLLYILLTYFVIVGTSNAVNLTDGLDGLAIMPTVLVAAGFALVAWATGNIKFAHYLHIPYLFHTGELVIVCTAIVGAGLGFLWFNTYPAQVFMGDVGSLALGGALGTIAVLLRQEFLLVIMGGVFVVETLSVILQVGSFKLRGQRIFRMAPIHHHYELKGWPEPRVIVRFWIISLILVLIGLATLKVR from the coding sequence ATGTTAGTTTGGCTAGCCGAATATTTGGTTAAGCATTATCACACCGGTTTTAACGTCTTCTCTTATTTGACGTTCAGAGCCATCGTCGGTTTGCTCACTGCATTACTTATTGCATTGTGGATGGGGCCAACGTTGATTGCTTATCTGCAAAAATTGCAAATAGGTCAAGTTGTGCGTGATAACGGCCCTGAGTCTCACTTGAGCAAACGGGGAACACCGACCATGGGGGGATTGCTGATTCTGTTTTCTATCACTCTCTCGGTGCTGTTATGGGCTCGTTTGAATAACCCTTACGTCTGGTGTGTTTTGGTGGTTTTAGTCGGTTATGGCGTTGTGGGATTTGTTGACGATTACCGTAAAGTGGTGCGTAAGGACACGAAGGGATTGATTGCCCGTTGGAAATATTTCTGGCAGTCCGTTATCGCATTAGGTGTGGCGTTTGCGATGTACAGCATCGGCAAAGATACACCGGCGACACAATTAGTCGTGCCGTTCTTCAAAGATGTCATGCCGCAACTGGGTTTGCTTTACATTCTGCTGACTTATTTTGTGATTGTAGGCACCAGTAACGCGGTGAACCTGACGGATGGATTGGATGGCCTTGCCATTATGCCAACCGTCTTAGTTGCGGCCGGTTTCGCTTTGGTAGCATGGGCAACGGGTAACATCAAGTTTGCTCACTACCTGCATATTCCTTATCTGTTCCATACGGGAGAGCTGGTGATTGTCTGTACCGCCATTGTTGGGGCAGGGCTCGGTTTCCTGTGGTTCAACACGTACCCTGCGCAAGTATTTATGGGCGATGTTGGCTCACTGGCGCTGGGAGGGGCATTGGGAACCATTGCCGTATTGTTACGTCAGGAATTCCTGCTGGTGATTATGGGAGGCGTCTTCGTGGTGGAAACACTGTCGGTTATTTTGCAGGTTGGATCATTCAAACTGCGTGGACAGCGTATTTTCCGTATGGCACCGATCCATCATCACTATGAATTGAAAGGCTGGCCAGAGCCACGCGTCATTGTTCGCTTCTGGATTATTTCTCTGATACTGGTATTGATTGGTTTGGCAACGCTGAAGGTACGTTAA
- the murG gene encoding undecaprenyldiphospho-muramoylpentapeptide beta-N-acetylglucosaminyltransferase, translating into MSGKNRRLMVMAGGTGGHVFPGLAVAHYLKEQGWDIRWLGTADRMEADLVPKHGIDIEFIQISGLRGKGIKALLVAPLRIFKAIWQAKAIMRRYQPDVVLGMGGYVSGPGGIAARLCGIPVVLHEQNGIAGLTNRWLAKIAKTVLQAFPGAFPGAPVVGNPVREDVLALPTPTQRLAGREGAVRVLVVGGSQGARILNQTMPDVAACLGDSITLWHQAGKGAQEETQKKYASSVKSEFKVTEFIDDMAQAYAWADIVVCRSGALTVSEIAAAGLPAIFVPFQHKDRQQYWNALPLEKAGAAKIIGQPEFTVDAVVALLTQWQRPQLLEMAEKARSVAIINATERVAAALNEAVENH; encoded by the coding sequence ATGAGTGGCAAGAACCGGCGTTTAATGGTGATGGCTGGTGGTACGGGCGGTCATGTGTTTCCAGGGCTGGCCGTTGCTCACTATTTAAAAGAGCAAGGTTGGGATATTCGCTGGTTGGGGACGGCGGATCGCATGGAAGCTGACTTGGTGCCGAAACACGGTATTGATATCGAATTTATTCAGATTTCAGGCTTGCGGGGCAAAGGAATAAAAGCGTTGCTTGTTGCCCCCCTGCGAATTTTTAAAGCGATTTGGCAGGCGAAAGCCATCATGCGCCGTTATCAACCCGATGTGGTACTGGGCATGGGCGGCTATGTCTCCGGGCCGGGGGGGATCGCCGCCCGGCTGTGCGGTATTCCGGTTGTACTGCATGAACAAAATGGCATTGCAGGGTTAACGAATCGTTGGTTAGCCAAAATCGCTAAAACGGTTTTACAAGCTTTTCCGGGGGCATTTCCTGGTGCGCCGGTTGTTGGCAATCCCGTGAGAGAAGATGTACTGGCATTACCAACACCCACGCAGCGTTTGGCCGGGCGTGAGGGTGCTGTTCGGGTACTGGTTGTTGGTGGGAGTCAGGGCGCCAGAATACTGAATCAAACTATGCCAGACGTTGCTGCTTGTTTGGGTGATAGCATTACTTTGTGGCATCAGGCTGGCAAGGGGGCTCAAGAAGAAACGCAGAAAAAATATGCAAGCTCAGTCAAGTCTGAATTCAAAGTGACTGAATTTATTGACGACATGGCTCAAGCCTATGCATGGGCTGATATTGTCGTATGCCGTTCTGGCGCACTGACAGTCAGTGAGATTGCCGCCGCCGGCTTACCTGCGATTTTTGTGCCTTTTCAGCATAAAGATCGCCAGCAATATTGGAATGCTTTGCCTTTGGAAAAAGCAGGCGCCGCAAAGATAATTGGGCAACCTGAATTCACGGTTGATGCGGTTGTCGCGTTGCTGACTCAGTGGCAACGTCCACAATTGCTGGAAATGGCAGAAAAAGCCCGCTCAGTCGCTATTATCAATGCAACTGAGCGGGTCGCAGCAGCGTTGAACGAGGCTGTAGAGAATCATTGA
- a CDS encoding D-alanine--D-alanine ligase: MVDKVAVLFGGTSAEREVSLQSGRAVLAGLKEAGINAHSVDTKDFDVTKLKEAGFNKVFIALHGRGGEDGTLQALLEFLQLPYTGSGVMASALSMDKLRTKQLWQGAKLPVSPYVVINSQKFEQVNDFQLKEYVQELGLPLMVKPNLEGSSVGMSKVSDYSELRGALALALKYDTDVLIEKWLFGPEYTVGFLGDEALPAIRIQVPDVFYDYEAKYISDQTQYFCPSGLSEEKEQELLAIASKAYKAVGCRGWGRVDIMDDGHGNFYLLEVNTSPGMTSHSLVPIAARQAGINFSQLVVRILELAD, translated from the coding sequence ATGGTTGATAAAGTTGCGGTTCTATTTGGTGGAACGTCTGCTGAACGTGAAGTTTCATTGCAATCAGGACGCGCTGTTTTGGCAGGGCTGAAAGAAGCGGGTATTAATGCGCATTCAGTCGATACAAAAGACTTCGATGTGACTAAACTCAAAGAAGCCGGGTTTAATAAAGTCTTTATCGCACTGCATGGCCGTGGTGGTGAGGATGGTACGTTGCAAGCTTTGCTGGAATTTTTGCAGCTCCCTTATACCGGCAGTGGGGTGATGGCATCAGCCTTGTCAATGGACAAATTGCGCACAAAACAGCTATGGCAGGGAGCAAAACTGCCTGTTTCACCTTATGTCGTCATTAATTCTCAAAAATTTGAACAAGTTAATGATTTTCAACTCAAAGAATATGTTCAAGAATTAGGTTTGCCATTAATGGTTAAACCTAATCTGGAAGGTTCCAGTGTCGGGATGAGTAAAGTGAGTGATTATTCCGAATTACGCGGTGCATTAGCGCTGGCACTGAAATACGACACTGACGTGCTGATTGAAAAATGGTTGTTTGGCCCTGAATACACCGTGGGGTTCTTGGGGGACGAGGCACTTCCTGCCATTCGTATTCAAGTTCCAGACGTCTTTTACGATTACGAGGCAAAATATATTTCTGACCAGACGCAATATTTTTGTCCGAGCGGTCTGAGTGAAGAAAAAGAGCAAGAGTTATTAGCTATCGCATCTAAGGCGTATAAGGCGGTGGGATGTCGTGGATGGGGGCGAGTTGATATTATGGATGATGGTCATGGGAACTTCTATTTGCTGGAAGTTAACACCTCTCCCGGCATGACTAGCCATAGTCTGGTGCCTATTGCTGCGCGTCAAGCTGGGATCAATTTTTCCCAACTCGTCGTGAGAATTTTGGAGTTGGCTGATTAA
- the murC gene encoding UDP-N-acetylmuramate--L-alanine ligase gives MNTQQLAKLRASVPEMRKVRHIHFVGIGGAGMGGIAEVLANEGYQISGSDLAPNPVTQQLIALGATIYFNHRPENVRDASVVVVSTAISEENPEIIAAREARIPVIRRAEMLAELMRYRHGIAIAGTHGKTTTTAMIAGIYAQAGLDPTFVNGGLVKAAGTHARLGSSRYLIAEADESDASFLHLQPMMAVVTNIEADHMDTYQGDFENLKQTFVNFLHNLPFYGRAVMCIDDPVVKELLPQIGRYMTTYGFSEEADVHIAHYEQKGAQGFFTISRANLPDLHVVLNAPGRHNALNATAAVAVATEEGIDDTAILASLAEFQGTGRRFDFLGEFPLRHVNGKEGCAMLVDDYGHHPTEVDATIKAARAGWADKRIVMVFQPHRYTRTRDLYDDFANVLSQVDVLLMLDVYAAGETPIPGADSRSLCRTIRSRGKLEPIFVPDPDQISHILSQVIENNDLVLVQGAGNIGKIARNLAETKLQPSFNEGDHHG, from the coding sequence GTGAATACACAACAGTTGGCGAAATTAAGAGCTTCAGTGCCTGAAATGAGAAAAGTCAGGCATATCCACTTTGTTGGCATTGGGGGTGCTGGCATGGGTGGTATCGCCGAAGTGTTGGCTAATGAAGGTTATCAGATAAGTGGTTCTGATTTGGCTCCAAATCCTGTCACACAACAACTGATTGCACTGGGTGCAACGATTTATTTTAATCACCGTCCGGAAAACGTGCGGGATGCCAGTGTCGTCGTCGTCTCTACGGCGATATCAGAAGAAAATCCAGAAATTATCGCTGCGCGTGAAGCCCGAATCCCGGTCATCCGTCGGGCGGAGATGCTGGCAGAGCTGATGCGTTACCGCCACGGTATTGCGATTGCAGGAACGCATGGCAAAACCACGACAACGGCAATGATTGCCGGTATCTATGCACAAGCCGGTCTTGATCCTACGTTTGTGAATGGCGGGCTCGTTAAAGCGGCGGGTACACATGCCCGTTTGGGAAGCAGCCGCTATTTGATTGCAGAAGCAGATGAAAGCGATGCGTCATTCTTGCATTTACAGCCCATGATGGCGGTTGTCACCAATATCGAAGCTGATCATATGGATACGTATCAGGGTGATTTTGAAAACCTGAAGCAAACGTTCGTTAATTTCCTGCATAACCTGCCATTTTATGGTCGTGCGGTGATGTGTATTGATGATCCGGTTGTGAAAGAGCTGCTCCCTCAAATTGGGCGTTATATGACAACTTACGGTTTCAGTGAGGAAGCTGACGTTCATATCGCCCATTATGAGCAAAAAGGCGCTCAAGGGTTTTTCACTATCAGCCGGGCTAATTTGCCGGATTTACATGTGGTATTGAATGCTCCCGGTCGCCACAATGCGCTGAATGCAACCGCCGCCGTTGCTGTCGCGACAGAAGAAGGCATTGATGACACCGCTATCCTGGCATCCCTGGCCGAGTTTCAGGGAACGGGACGCCGCTTTGATTTTCTGGGGGAATTTCCTCTCAGGCATGTCAATGGCAAAGAAGGTTGTGCGATGCTGGTCGATGATTATGGTCACCATCCCACGGAAGTTGACGCCACGATCAAAGCGGCACGAGCTGGGTGGGCAGATAAACGCATTGTGATGGTATTCCAGCCGCATCGTTATACAAGAACACGTGATTTATATGATGATTTTGCCAATGTGTTGAGTCAGGTTGATGTGCTATTGATGTTGGATGTGTATGCCGCAGGTGAAACACCGATCCCGGGGGCGGATAGCCGTTCTTTATGTCGCACTATCCGTAGCCGTGGAAAACTGGAGCCGATTTTTGTTCCCGATCCTGATCAAATTTCACACATTCTATCGCAGGTGATAGAAAACAATGACTTAGTCTTAGTACAAGGTGCCGGTAATATCGGTAAAATAGCGCGCAATTTGGCTGAAACCAAATTACAGCCATCTTTTAATGAGGGAGATCATCATGGTTGA
- the murF gene encoding UDP-N-acetylmuramoyl-tripeptide--D-alanyl-D-alanine ligase: MIPLTLQQLAQLTGGTLYRVTEQQAETLLIHVVETDSRQITQGSLFIALQGEKFDAHHFAAEVVQKGVHALLVNRRLDIDCPQLVVEDTRLAMGKLAGWVRQQSRARIVALTGSSGKTSVKEMTAAILRQCGNTLYTAGNFNNDIGVPLTLFRLTDEHQFAVIELGANHIGEIAYTTAMTRPESALVNNLFSAHLEGFGSLAGVAKAKGEIFAGLAPTGTAIINLDSHDWDHWQHSISDQQTVWRFSASSAAGADFYATAIVEQPLATHFCLHSPIGNVALTLPLPGKHNIANALAASALAMSVGASLDDIRTGLSTLKAVAGRLFPILLTEGKVILDDTYNANPGSMMAAANVLSQMPGYRVMVVGDMGELGEQAIECHREVGEAVAATHIHQVLSVGTLSAHISDASGRGQHFINKTELMTALLPLLEQHEMISILIKGSRSAAMEEVVNGLKENFQC; encoded by the coding sequence ATGATCCCCCTGACTCTCCAGCAATTGGCTCAATTAACGGGTGGCACCTTATATCGCGTGACTGAACAACAGGCTGAAACCTTGCTGATTCATGTTGTGGAAACGGATAGCCGTCAGATCACACAGGGCAGTTTGTTCATTGCCCTACAAGGGGAAAAGTTTGACGCTCATCACTTTGCGGCTGAGGTAGTACAGAAGGGCGTTCATGCTTTATTAGTCAATCGTCGCCTTGATATTGACTGCCCTCAACTTGTCGTCGAAGACACGCGTCTGGCGATGGGAAAATTAGCGGGTTGGGTTCGTCAGCAAAGTCGAGCACGAATTGTGGCCTTGACGGGCTCGTCGGGCAAAACATCGGTAAAAGAGATGACTGCGGCGATCCTCCGTCAATGTGGCAATACACTTTATACCGCAGGTAACTTCAATAATGATATTGGCGTACCATTGACGCTGTTTCGGTTGACGGATGAGCACCAGTTTGCGGTTATTGAACTGGGCGCCAACCATATTGGTGAAATTGCCTATACCACGGCGATGACGCGTCCTGAAAGTGCATTAGTTAATAATCTTTTTTCTGCCCATTTGGAAGGATTTGGCTCTTTAGCCGGGGTGGCGAAGGCAAAAGGTGAAATCTTTGCCGGTCTTGCGCCGACCGGCACCGCCATTATCAATTTGGATAGCCATGATTGGGATCATTGGCAGCACAGTATCAGTGATCAACAAACGGTATGGCGTTTTTCTGCCTCATCAGCGGCAGGCGCTGATTTTTACGCAACCGCGATTGTCGAACAACCACTGGCAACCCATTTTTGCCTCCATAGTCCCATCGGAAATGTTGCACTGACATTACCCTTGCCAGGGAAACACAATATTGCCAACGCATTAGCTGCCAGTGCGCTTGCTATGTCAGTTGGTGCTTCACTGGATGATATTCGTACTGGATTATCAACATTGAAAGCGGTGGCCGGACGTTTATTCCCTATCCTTCTGACCGAGGGAAAAGTGATTCTGGATGACACTTATAACGCGAACCCTGGCTCCATGATGGCGGCGGCGAATGTATTATCGCAGATGCCCGGTTATCGGGTCATGGTGGTGGGGGATATGGGTGAGTTAGGCGAACAGGCGATTGAGTGTCACCGTGAGGTGGGTGAAGCCGTGGCTGCCACGCATATTCATCAGGTACTCAGTGTGGGAACGCTCAGTGCGCATATTAGTGACGCGAGTGGTCGGGGACAGCATTTCATCAATAAGACTGAATTAATGACCGCGCTGCTTCCTTTACTGGAACAACACGAAATGATTTCCATTTTAATTAAAGGTTCACGTAGCGCCGCAATGGAAGAGGTTGTGAACGGACTGAAGGAGAACTTCCAATGTTAG
- the ftsA gene encoding cell division protein FtsA: protein MIKSTDRKLVVGLEIGTAKVSALVGEILPDGMVNIIGVGNCPSRGMDKGGVNDLESVVKCVQRAIDQAELMADCQISSVYLALSGKHISCQNEIGMVPVSEEEVTQDDVDSVVHTAKSVRVRDEHRILHVIPQEYAIDYQEGIKNPVGLSGVRMQAKVHLITCHNDMAKNIVKAVERCGLKVDQLIFAGLAASYAVLTEDERELGVCVVDIGGGTMDVAVYTGGALRHTKVIPYAGNVVTSDIAYAFGTPPSDAETIKVRHGCALGSIVSKDESVEVPSVGGRPPRSLQRQTLAEVIEPRYTELLNLVNDEILRLQEQLRQQGVKHHLAAGIVLTGGGAQIDGLAECAQRVFHTQVRIGRPLNITGLTDYVQAPCYSTAVGLLHYGKESHLGGDSDADKRTSVSSWFQKVSNWLKKEF, encoded by the coding sequence ATGATCAAATCAACGGACAGAAAATTAGTAGTTGGCCTTGAAATCGGTACAGCAAAGGTATCTGCCCTGGTTGGTGAAATTCTGCCCGATGGTATGGTTAATATTATCGGAGTAGGAAATTGCCCATCCCGCGGCATGGATAAAGGCGGCGTCAACGATCTTGAGTCGGTCGTCAAATGTGTACAGCGTGCCATTGATCAGGCTGAATTGATGGCAGATTGCCAAATTTCTTCAGTCTATTTGGCGCTTTCTGGCAAGCATATCAGTTGCCAGAACGAAATTGGCATGGTGCCGGTCTCGGAAGAAGAAGTGACACAAGATGATGTGGACAGTGTTGTCCATACCGCTAAATCCGTTCGTGTTCGTGATGAACACCGTATTTTGCATGTGATCCCACAGGAATACGCGATTGACTACCAGGAAGGAATCAAAAACCCGGTAGGGCTGTCTGGTGTGCGTATGCAAGCCAAAGTCCATTTGATTACCTGCCATAATGACATGGCGAAAAATATTGTCAAAGCGGTTGAACGTTGTGGATTAAAAGTTGATCAGCTTATTTTTGCAGGGCTGGCAGCAAGTTATGCCGTGTTAACGGAAGATGAACGAGAGTTGGGGGTATGCGTCGTTGATATCGGTGGCGGTACGATGGATGTCGCGGTATACACTGGCGGTGCATTGCGCCATACCAAAGTGATTCCTTATGCCGGCAATGTGGTGACCAGTGATATTGCCTATGCATTTGGTACTCCCCCAAGTGATGCTGAAACCATCAAGGTTCGTCATGGCTGCGCATTGGGTTCGATCGTCAGTAAAGATGAGAGTGTAGAAGTCCCAAGTGTGGGCGGACGTCCTCCTCGTAGCCTGCAACGTCAAACATTGGCTGAAGTGATCGAACCCCGTTATACCGAACTGCTGAATTTAGTGAATGATGAGATTTTACGATTGCAGGAGCAATTGCGGCAGCAGGGAGTCAAGCACCACTTGGCAGCAGGGATTGTCCTGACAGGTGGAGGGGCCCAGATTGATGGTCTGGCCGAATGTGCTCAGCGGGTATTTCATACCCAGGTTCGCATTGGCCGGCCTTTAAATATCACCGGGCTGACAGATTATGTACAGGCGCCTTGCTATTCAACAGCGGTTGGGCTTCTGCATTATGGCAAAGAGTCTCACCTTGGCGGTGATTCAGATGCCGATAAAAGAACGTCAGTGAGTAGCTGGTTTCAGAAAGTCAGCAACTGGCTGAAGAAAGAATTTTGA
- the ftsQ gene encoding cell division protein FtsQ, producing MSQAARNTRERENESQRFRPSNGYYLVGVIFFLMVVGTITWGGWITLDWMKDASRVPLSKLVLTGERHYTTDADIRQAILSLGAPRTFMTQDVNVIQASIKRLPWIRQVTVRKQWPDELKIHLVEYVPYARWNDAQQMLDAEGRLFRLPTERRANKQYPMLTGPEGKEKDVLNEYHTMTAFLEKHQIKLKAVIMTARNSWQLILDNNIRLELGNRDKMERMKRFIEVYPVLLQNTEKRIAYIDLRYNSGAAVGWAPLLTDKPVSMNGQENKQ from the coding sequence ATGTCGCAGGCAGCCCGGAATACCCGGGAGCGGGAAAATGAATCTCAGCGGTTTCGTCCTAGCAATGGTTACTATCTGGTCGGGGTTATCTTCTTCCTGATGGTCGTGGGCACTATCACCTGGGGAGGTTGGATAACCCTGGATTGGATGAAAGATGCTAGCAGAGTTCCGCTCTCGAAGTTGGTATTGACTGGTGAGCGCCATTACACCACAGATGCTGATATCAGGCAGGCTATTTTGTCGCTGGGTGCGCCCAGAACATTTATGACTCAGGATGTCAATGTCATTCAGGCAAGTATTAAACGTCTGCCCTGGATTCGGCAAGTTACTGTGCGTAAACAATGGCCTGATGAACTGAAAATACATCTGGTAGAATACGTGCCTTATGCGCGTTGGAACGACGCCCAACAAATGTTAGATGCTGAAGGTCGATTATTCCGCCTTCCGACGGAACGCAGAGCCAACAAGCAATATCCAATGTTGACCGGGCCAGAAGGCAAAGAAAAAGACGTCTTGAATGAATACCATACAATGACGGCTTTTCTTGAAAAACACCAGATAAAACTGAAAGCAGTGATCATGACAGCACGTAATTCCTGGCAGCTGATATTAGATAACAATATCCGTTTAGAGCTAGGAAATCGAGATAAAATGGAGCGAATGAAACGTTTTATTGAAGTTTATCCTGTGTTGCTACAAAACACGGAGAAACGCATCGCCTATATTGACTTACGCTATAACAGCGGTGCTGCGGTAGGTTGGGCTCCTTTATTAACTGATAAGCCGGTTTCAATGAACGGGCAAGAAAACAAACAGTGA
- the ftsW gene encoding cell division protein FtsW, whose product MTLPGLGKFKTWLAGNVDADATNTVMYDRTLVWMVLGLIVTGFVMVTSASIPAGDFLVKDPFFFARRDAIYLSLCFLLSLITLRIPMDVWLRYSNFMLLGTIILLVAVLFVGSSVNGASRWVAIGPLRIQPAELSKLSFFCYLSSYLVRKVEEVRNNFWGFCKPMGVMIALAILLLAQPDLGTVVVLFVTTLTLLFLAGAKLWQFLAIISSGLFSVGVLIVTEPYRMRRVTSFLDPWKDAFGDGYQLTNSLMAFGRGTLFGQGLGHSVQKLEYLPESHTDFIFAIIAEELGYFGVVLVLAMVFFVAFRAMMIGRRALQLDQRFSGFLACAIGIWFSFQTFINVGAAAGILPTKGLTLPLVSYGGSSLIVMSTAVVLLLRIDYEIRLANAQAFVRSPK is encoded by the coding sequence ATGACACTTCCAGGCCTCGGTAAATTTAAAACGTGGTTGGCGGGCAATGTGGACGCTGACGCCACCAATACCGTGATGTATGATCGCACCCTGGTCTGGATGGTATTAGGGTTGATAGTCACTGGCTTTGTGATGGTAACGTCGGCATCCATTCCCGCCGGTGATTTTTTGGTGAAAGATCCCTTTTTCTTTGCCCGACGGGATGCGATTTACTTGTCACTGTGTTTTCTTTTATCCCTGATTACATTGCGTATCCCGATGGATGTTTGGTTACGTTATAGCAACTTTATGTTATTAGGGACAATCATCCTGTTGGTTGCGGTGTTGTTTGTCGGGAGTTCAGTCAATGGGGCGTCACGTTGGGTGGCGATTGGTCCACTGCGTATTCAACCCGCTGAATTGTCGAAACTTTCATTTTTTTGTTATCTCTCCAGCTATTTGGTGAGAAAAGTCGAGGAAGTCAGGAACAACTTCTGGGGATTTTGTAAACCGATGGGGGTCATGATTGCGTTGGCAATTCTGTTGTTGGCCCAACCCGATTTGGGAACCGTGGTTGTATTATTTGTCACCACATTGACACTGCTGTTTCTCGCGGGAGCTAAATTGTGGCAGTTTCTTGCCATTATTAGCAGTGGGCTATTTTCTGTAGGTGTCCTGATTGTGACAGAGCCCTACCGTATGCGCAGGGTGACCTCTTTTTTAGATCCGTGGAAAGATGCTTTTGGCGACGGCTATCAATTAACTAATTCTTTAATGGCATTTGGTCGCGGCACACTCTTTGGCCAGGGGCTGGGGCATTCGGTGCAGAAACTGGAGTATCTACCTGAATCCCATACCGATTTTATTTTCGCCATCATTGCTGAAGAATTAGGTTATTTCGGTGTGGTTTTAGTGTTAGCAATGGTATTCTTCGTCGCTTTCCGTGCAATGATGATTGGTCGGCGGGCATTGCAGCTTGATCAACGGTTTTCCGGTTTTCTGGCCTGTGCTATCGGCATATGGTTCAGTTTTCAGACATTCATTAACGTTGGCGCGGCGGCAGGGATATTGCCGACGAAGGGGTTAACATTGCCTTTAGTCAGTTACGGGGGGTCGAGTCTGATTGTGATGTCAACGGCCGTCGTATTGTTATTGCGAATTGATTATGAAATACGTCTGGCAAATGCTCAGGCGTTCGTGAGGAGCCCGAAATGA